One Gadus chalcogrammus isolate NIFS_2021 chromosome 4, NIFS_Gcha_1.0, whole genome shotgun sequence DNA segment encodes these proteins:
- the dmtf1 gene encoding cyclin-D-binding Myb-like transcription factor 1 has protein sequence MSAEAEEITLQTVNSVTLTRDSDGSLILHCPPIDEASEPLQKKIRLTTDELEDSEEAQFTVVSQPLSENDESFELTMTATADSDLTEGSVAQIQILQVEAESLPSQEKSSDDVSPVSQAWFTTKEDKDTLANKGHTWKQGMWSKEEVEILMSNIARYVKNRGMEDPAEIIFEMSKEERKDFYRSVAWGLNRPLFAVYRRVLRMYDNSNHVGKYTHGEIEKLKTLRKKHGNDWATIGAVLGRSASSVKDRCRLMKDTCNTGKWSEEEERRLAEVVYEMAGVSPGVAVTGGVSWASVAERVRSRSEKQCRSKWLNYLNWKHSGGTEWTKEDDLGLVRRIMEMQVEEENELRWEELAGGWSSVRSPQWLRSKWWNIKRQVSNHKEIPFSLLLEVLQDLMESSQANAGTGSPASSAALRVARLDESGGGAVGGDDGASASSVAALQIPVQIPLQITHLDGSAAPGDGDTITLNTGALQTFEILPSFHLQPTGTPGTYYLQTTSNQGLSLSTSQGLPLGLGSNSTVTLTTSSSPSSPEHQIILHSLSAEGLCSSDGVIIQTVTSDPSSSDPLGQSQLIVETAGQEQEVGLEASSLLVGDECVSSEAQPMTDGFADKVLSSTSVEETSALAPGSTVLIVSAPISSTLTDPILENQEGSD, from the exons ATGAGCGCGGAGGCGGAGGAAATAACGCTACAGACGGTCAACTCTGTCACGCTGACCCGGGACAGCGATGGGAGCCTCATACTGCACTGCCCTCCTattg acgaGGCTTCTGAGCCTCTTCAGAAGAAGATCCGCCTGACCACAGACGAGCTGGAGGACTCGGAGGAAGCACAGTTCACTGTGGTCAGCCAACCTC TGTCAGAGAATGACGAGAGCTTTGAGTTGACCATGACCGCCACGGCAGACAGTGACCTCACGGAGGGGAGCGTAGCGCAGATTCAG atcctGCAGGTAGAAGCAGAGTCCCTGCCTTCTCAGGAGAAGAGCAGCGATGACGTGTCGCCCGTCAGCCAGGCCTGGTTCACCACAAAGGAGGACAAGGACACGCTGGCCAAtaaag GCCACACGTGGAAGCAGGGCATGTGGTCCAAGGAGGAGGTTGAAATCCTCATGAGCAACATCGCGCGCTACGTGAAG AACCGTGGCATGGAGGACCCGGCGGAGATCATCTTTGAGATGTCCAAGGAGGAGCGGAAGGACTTCTACCGCAGCGTGGCCTGGGGGCTGAACCGGCCGCTGTTCGCCGTGTACCGCCGCGTGCTGCGCATGTACGACAACAGCAACCACGTGGGCAA GTACACCCACGGAGAGATCGAGAAACTAAAAAC gctGAGGAAGAAGCACGGTAACGACTGGGCCACCATCGGGGCGGTACTGGGCCGCAGTGCCTCGTCCGTCAAGGACCGCTGTCGGCTGATGAAGGACACCTGCAACACGg gcaagtggagcgaggaggaggagcggcggcTGGCCGAGGTGGTGTACGAGATGGCCGGGGTGTCGCCGGGCGTGGCCGTCACCGGGGGCGTGTCCTGGGCCTCGGTGGCGGAGCGGGTGCGCTCGCGCTCGGAGAAGCAGTGCCGCTCCAAGTGGCTCAACTACCTCAACTGGAAGCACAGCGGGGGAACCGAGTGGACCAAGGAGGACGACCTGGGCCTGGTGCGCAG GATCATGGAgatgcaggtggaggaggagaacgagctGCGGTGGGAGGAGCTAGCCGGGGGCTGGAGCAGCGTGCGCTCGCCTCAGTGGCTGCGCTCCAAGTGGTGGAACATCAAGAGACAAGTGTCCAATCACAAGGAGATCCCCTTCAGCC tccTACTGGAAGTCCTGCAGGACCTGATGGAGTCCTCCCAGGCCAACGCCGGCACGGGGAGTCCCGCCTCCTCGGCCGCGCTGCGAGTGGCGCGATTGGACGAGAGCGGCGGCGGTGCCGTCGGCGGGGACGACGGGGCGTCGGCGAGCTCGGTGGCAGCGCTGCAGATCCCGGTCCAGATCCCCCTACAGATCACACACCTGG ACGGCTCTGCTGCCCCCGGCGACGGAGACACCATCACCCTGAACACCGGAGCCCTGCAGACCTTCGAGATCCTACCG TCGTTTCACCTGCAGCCCACCGGCACGCCCGGGACCTACTACCTCCAGACCACGTCCAATCAGGGCCTCAGTCTGTCCACCAGCCAGGGCCTGCCTCTCGGCCTGGGCAGCAACAGCACCGTCACCCTGACCACaagctcctcgccctcctcgcCTGAGCACCAGATCATCCTACACAGCCTGTCC GCGGAGGGCCTCTGCTCCAGCGACGGGGTCATCATCCAgacggtgacctctgacccctcctccTCGGACCCCCTCGGCCAATCACAGCTGATTGTGGAGACGGCGGGACAGGAACAGGAGGTGGGGCTTGAGGCCTCCAGCCTCCTCGTTGGTGATGAGTGTGTTTCATCGGAGGCTCAGCCAATGACAGACGGCTTTGCTGACAAG GTCCTGAG